The following DNA comes from Thunnus thynnus chromosome 3, fThuThy2.1, whole genome shotgun sequence.
caaaacaacagtcaggtgtccatatgaacagtgaaagatgttttcttcgctgtaatcattcctcctgttcatactggatattaaaagatccttcaaaatgtgctttcaatggaagtgatggaggccaaaatccacagtgtgtccacacagtcatttaaaagtctctgtgaagcttatatgaggcctcagcagtctgagttaatcatatcaagtggatatctgacacatttacagtctttttagcatcaaattccctctttgtgtttcctcggacagtgtttccctgttgagctgcaggtggaagtatagtaacaaaaagagggactttggcactaaaaagactgtaacgttgaaagatatctacttgatttgactcatttggacgctgaagcttcatattagcttcagataaacttttaaatacattttttttgtacagaaggaggactgtggatctccattgtaaggtcattatgaagggatcttctaatggtcagtatgaacaggaggaatgattacagcaagaaaaacatgttcacatgttcatttgggctcctgactgttgttttaagacacacttgaaaaacctgtcctttaacaaaatgtatgtttgaAGTGAAAGAACAGGAGGAAGTGTTGGTTAAGCTAATGTAACGTTAATGCAATAGTTAGCATTGTATGAATTTGATGAATAACGAACTAAAAAAAGCAGCTATTCGTTTTCTAACTAGCTTGATATGCAGCATTCATGCAGTCAGTTGTAACTTAGCTACATTTTAATGTTCGTTATGAGAATGAGGAGAAACTACTTTTTAAACGACAAACTTACCAAAGTTACCGGTTGTCCAAACGCAGCAATTCGTTCCAGTTACCGGCGGTGTAAACGGCTTCCAAGTAGAAAAAATAATACGTAAGCTAGTTCGACGTTAACCGATTGTTTCTACCGGTAAATGACTAACGAAACCAGGACTGTGACAGTAGGATTTCCTTTCGTCTCCGTACTGAAGTTAACTCTCTGCATCCTGAACGAGTCTTCGTGTAAGCACAGTTgatttcctaggatggcgacgGACCGACCcaccctcctctgtctctgattggctagtactcgttccCTTCGGTGGTTGattggttagggttggggtaaGAATATCAAAGTGAGCCAATCACAGGTAGAGTAGTTTCCATCCTGGGAAACTCGTGCTGCATTCATATGCTCCTCGGATGGGATGGTCCCAAATCCCGAGTTGGAAAATCGTTCTTCGGGCTTCGGTGTGTTCATGAGCTCTTAAGTCGTAATGTGGAAACATCACGGACGctacaaagaaaatgtgttgtgttttgtcccAGATTGTTGCTGCACCAGTACATTCCTTAAATCCattcaaatattgttttacCTGACTTGTTATAAGGGttactgaaatatgaaatatgtgaaACAGTATAAAGTTTCTTGCCATCATCCAAACATTTACTTTCGCCCGCCAGGTTTCTGCGTGTATGACGTCAACTTTCGGTAAGTTGTGTACCAACATTTTCGCTGACTTTCCGAGTTGCCATTCTGACTTGAGGGGGCGTTCAGGTTCATTTTCCCAGCCGGAAACTCACTTTTCTGATTATTACTTGAATGCTACATCGCTTCTTGTAAACTGTACCTACTTCCGCTGCgtatttcaaaatgaaacactTCACTACTTGGGTTTCAAAGGTGATGCGGAGCTGCAACAAGCAGAGGTGCAAAGAATTTTCATAAATATCATAGACTTCTATAAATATATCCCAgtagacagagagagcaggTCATCAAAGTTGCTTTCATGAGTAAATTATGTTATGACTCGAGCCGTCTGCTAAACAAATTATTATCTGGACTTTAACCTTAGTCTACGGATTGCCACCATTATGTATAACACGATAACGTACACTCACTGACTGCTTCATTAGGAACACTTGTGcagcaatccaatacaacagctcagCCAGAAATTCTACTTTTAAGAAgctttacattttcagtgtttgtttttgttttttagactTTTCAGAATAATGtgctccagtacaccaccaccaccaccaccaccaccaccacccactatgacctcaataataaactaaatataatatCTAATATAATTACATGACCATAGATATTGACAtcttttcatgcattttttttgttcagtgagCACAGGTTTAATTTtatgagacaaagaaagaacaaaaaccagaacttgtttttcactttggaGAATTGattgactctctctctctctctctctctctctctctctctctctctctctctctgtcacacacacacacacacacacacacacacacacacacacacacacacacacacacacacacacagttatgtTTCCATTACTTCAGAGAACATTACATTACCTAACCTTAACATGTCCCCaaactaaccttaatataatCATAAACTAACCCTAACTtgaaaccaagtcttcaccctgaaattaatgatttatgttaaaGGAGGCGAGGCACAAcatgacatgttgacatgtgtAAACCTGGAAtacctggcacacacacacacacacacacacacacacacacacacacacactgtatcatatataaataaaactcgCCTTGCCTTCATACACCAGTTATAAGCCCTCAGCTGTGTTTGGTATCAGTAGGTAAATGTTGGTGTGGTTTTTTGCCGGCAGATATGTGAGTCAGTTATCGATAAATAGATTTTCTGCGCAGCTTTTTTCCAGAAGTGGTCCGATGATGTTTTTGAGGGATCTATCCCTGCTGAAATAAATTTGGAAGAGTGTAGACAAACAACCCAACAGTCGTTCTTGTTAATGTCCTATAACTCATCTATAAAACATTAGTAAATCATTTGTGAATCATTAATGTAACTATAAAACCTTTATAAAGTGATACTACTTTGGATTTTTATTGACAGAGGACACATTTGTTTGATatgtaatttaatattttattgttccTTCTATGGCACAATATGGTTCATGATAGactgttttgttctttctctttgtgcaGCTGTATGATTTGGTATAAATCCAGTGTCGGCCGGACAAAACATGATATTAAACATATAaatcataaagaaataaaaacacagtccGCCTCTTTACCTTTCAAAAATGCTTCTTTGTGCTGAGACATGAGATTTGTCACCTAAAGTAAACTCAGAGCGACTGTCTTTAGTtagaatttaaatgaaacaaagaaaaatttGAATATTGTTACCAAACGCATGACACTGTGCAAACATGCAGAACAGGACTAACCAGCCTGCAGTCCTGCAGCTTGACTCATCAATCCTTCATGCTCACCACTCACTCACCTTTTAACACAGTGTTCATCTGATCTGAGTgcattttaacagttaaaatCTACTTTTTTCATAGAAAATGAAGTTAATGTTCCTCTTTATTCTTCAGTCTTTCACTTAAAGGTTGAGCAACTTccctttttcttgttttcctttgtgtttttctgctttttcaccTTCTATTAACACGTTTAACTAACAGCTGCTGCTTTAGACAGATGGATGTAATGATGAtgtgttctgttgttttctACTCTCAGATGTTACAGATGTGAAGTTGGCAGAGTGTGAGGCCATCTAGTGTTGGGAAAGTTGTGAAATCACAAGAACATACATATTTAGAGAGTTTATTCCAAAAGAGGAGACAAATATGTTAGAAAAAAGTGCATAAAAGAGATGTAAAATGATTTTACTGCTTCCAAAAGTGTTGGAAAAGGCACCTAAAGAGCCTGCTTAGGGCCCCTGTGGCCACCAGAGGGCCCCCAAGAGtgcttgaaatgtttttgttgttgttgttgttgtttttgtgatatATTAAAAGCcaggaaacagacaaaaatgtttGAATTCATAACCTTTTGTACGTAGTTTGCATAAATAATTATTCAgcttcatattttattcttgatCCATTATTGTTATCTTGTTACAGGTTCCTCTGTTCATGAAGTCTTTATCTAATTCAACTtatattgtctgtttttcacattttttttatataagaaAGAAACATTACTGTTTATCTAAGTTTTAGATTTTAATTGTAGTTGCTTGTTGTTCTGCACATTTCTATGTtgcaatttttttaaataccaaAAGCCATTAAAGTGGTCAACTTATATACAGCTGCTTTATTTTGTTACCTTTCAGTTCAGTATGCAGCTTAGTACTGCATCACTTTGAATGTTAAAGTGTAAATTAACACCAGATCACTCTTGTGAGTTCGTTACCTTTTAAGACTAAAAATCATAGAAAGGTAAAAACATGTCAGGCTGACATTAATGATGATTAATGATGTAAACAACACAACTAATAGAATTGACAGCGTCTGTGTTAGATTTACAGTAGGTGTGTGAATGATCAAGTATTGATAATAATCAATAGTATTGGTGGCGGTGAGGCGGTGGGGGGCCCCCACATTAAATTCTGCTTAGAGCTCCTTAAAGGTTTGGACCGGCCCTGCGTCAGAATATCAACAGTATGTACGAgttaaataactttttaattgtatttaaatgtcttttttatgatgagtttcttttacattttgtcttgaagCTTGAAGAAAACCACATCGTACTATcgtaaggctgcattcacaacAAATCAGTGTCAACAAACCGACGTCAGTGtggctgaaggctgcggtggccaatcacagctggagatcagactgatcagagtaGTAAACTCTGCCGTGAGGGAGGACAGAGACGTtactaggaggaggggaggacgtTTCTCTTCGCTTgataaaagtaaagtgagactTTGCTGTCGACTCATTTTacaaaagacgagagaaaaaggtCCTCCTGTTTACACCTGCTATTAACACGCGTCTCCACGTGcgtcctgagtgaccacttgtgatcggatctcacttccccgctctatatgcaaataaacacggacatcatttctgttttcaaagaccaaattcgttCGTTATTTGTctgctgtgttcaacttgtttgataacaggataaatattCAGGATGTAAATAAATATCCCGCGtcgggatagagagagagagagaaagagaaagagagagagagagagagagagagagagagagagagagagagagagaagagagagagagagatgcatctCTCCATTCAGAGACACTGTGTGTATTTAAGCATAAGatacagcagcataacttcattgattatttaaatctctgacacactgacaggatctaatgttaatgaATGTTCTGTGTCcttctacacatccaacagatcagctgttaaacacacagtccaggttcatacagtgaaactgtttggagtaaagcagccgtcctgATAAATCCTCAGTTCATTATGTTTAGCAACgcagtaaaactaaaaactgtagtcatcaacttgacaggacagaggaaactatccagcaacgtttagcttctgaaatatgtttttagacagacaagcgaaaaGTTAATGGTTTGTTTTCTATTCTAACTGTGGTTTTGAGGAGGGAAACCGCTTAGAGGAAcgagaaaaacaggaagaaacggGAGGtggattatgtttttaattcacatgaaacacaaaataatttatttatccTGTCATCAgacaagttgaacagctttggacggagggtccTGTGTCTAGTCTGctggaaaatagaggacgtcagttgagtaggtggtccttcaatgtggcccaggatgCATTGCGTTTACACTACTGAAATAATGTGGCCACGTGTGGtccagaccacctccaaatgtggtctgagtgatcggatctcaatccgtcctcaatgcatcttgggtgcgtttacacctgtatttacagctgtccacttgtgatcggatcacctgagacagatgttaataccaggtgtaaaagaaagagagagagagagagaacagctgtGGTCGAGGGAGCTAGAGAGTGAGAAAACCGTTGAATCAGATCAAtgaaacgttattttctgatcttATATCCTAGAACACAAATAAATACGCCCATAAACCCCCACACCTCCGCTCGACCCTACGGTTGAATACCGTACCCCCTAATTTGGGTCATGTTGGCGGGAATCGCATCTAATCGCTCCCTTACTTCCTCTAAAATTGCTTACCGGCAGAAGGCGGGCATATGAGTCATCCCGCCGTATATGCCTCTTTGATTCATTCAAACAGCACTggtccagacagacagacggtcCATACCGGTCCGACCCGGGACAAATACCCGCTCCGACTCTCAGGTGAGTTCTTTCCACCTTGTGTTTATCACTGTTTCCTGCTTTTAGTGATTTTAGTGTTTTGGCAGTTCAACACATGGTTTTTATTTTAGGCGCTAAACGGAAGGCGCGTTAAATACTTAAACTTGTCCgataattgaattgaatcaaaataaaagcaataaacgGTCAGACTGTTAGATTCTCACAACTCAACATGTTGAGTTTAATatcctaaaagaaaaaaacaaaccgGGACACATGTTGAAATAAACGTGCTGtcagtttactttcattttattgaCAGAGACTTTATATAGTTTAAAAGCTGCTCAGAGGATTCAGCTTCTGTTCAAACAGAAACAAGTTACTGacttatattaaataaacagatTCTTATATGTTAAATATCACCTGAAGGATGTAGGCAGGAtatagaggtgtgtgtgtgtgagacgcCACGTGTAGAGATTCTGATGACACAACCTGAGTCACAACCCGCCCACACTTTATTCTGAGGAATCCCgtaatcaaatgaaaatacatagCAACGATGAAAATAATGGTGATGAAGTCACGTAGTCACTCTACACAGCCTACTATATTAGCCTACTATATTCATAACTTTGAACTGGCTGATTGTGGACATAGAGCAGTAAATtcatataatatttaatttaataaaattgtAAACTTTTCCTGCTGGACAACTTTTCAGactcttttcttgctttaatctcCGTGATTAAGAGGAATACAGATGTACATTcagtagctgctgtgtagatTGTTTTCTAGTTTCTGGATTTTGAACCTGAACTTTTAAGCCAAAATGGACACTGAGTAGTAAAAATTAagttataaaatatgaacatctgCAATTCTTTAACAACTGGACAACTCCACCTGCTCTAagatgttttcagttatttggaattgtaatattttatttattttacccctttattgatttatttattgacctAAAAGTGGTCAAgcttgaatacaaatacatgtttaatctcatttttacattcagtgtttttcacagaattgCACTTTGTAGATTTTAAAgcctaacaaacatgttgaacatatgtcttatatttttcttaaaccTCCATCATTGACATCAGCGGGTCTGACCTgtaataacattcccatcagtctcagcatcactttgtgtttggtgctaattagcgaACGTTAGCTTGCTGACACactaaattaagatggtgaTCACGGTAAACATAGAGCTGGACATGTGCACGACACGTCCTCTTTACCAAAATAAGTGGAGAATAATGTGGATTTTAAATCTACTTGAGTTATTTTACATGTGTTATTAACACGCATTAGCAGGCTGACACTGACGTCATTGTCTTTGTGCAGAAACGTGACAGAAGCTGCAGGATGTTGAGCAAAAACACACCTGTTGACCggtgagttttgatgttttgtattaaagtgataataaagaacattttcacacacacacatacacacacacacatatatatatatatatatatatatataaaatgatggTTTTTAAACTCAGCTCTGATCATcaaagtgttttctgtctgcagggGTCAGGCCGTAGGCGCCATCATCTTCGTGCTCGGTCTGGGGACTCTGCTGCCCTGGAACTTCTTCATAACGGCGTCTCAGGTTTTCACTCTCACACCTTCGTCTTCATAATGCTGATCATTTAAGGAAGCATTTGGCTTTAAAGTAGATTAAAGAAtacaaactgttaaaaaaaaggtataaaGTTGTTAATTTAATGTGAAGCTGTTCActgattcttcttcttttttttcttcttcttaaagTATTTCAACGAGCGCCTCACACTACCTAACATCACCGCTAATGGCACATCAAGTGTTCCGACTAAAGACTACAATTATGACAGCTGGATGGCGTTGCTTTCCCAGCTGCCCCTGCTGCTGTTCACCCTGCTCAACTCTTTCGTGTATCAGTGGTGAGTTAATGACACTGACTGGGACACACTGGGAACTCTGGGTGTAATGGTTCATATGTATTCATCCCGAACCCTTCGGTACGCTCCCTGACCCAAACAGTTACTGtcaaaaaagtttaataatccaTTTACTCCAACGTGCagaacatagactgtataaaaatatggacgtcactcgttggtttctgaagagcggttttgaagctcaaagcgagccgctccggccgtcgccatcttggcagtgcctgacgccgcctaactcccagccaatcaaaaatgggcaaagaggtggaccgaacggctgaaacaagccacctagcggctggcagacctgtcactcaaagcagccatgtccttcattatgcagaactttatgacttaataaaatttaaactggtgagttataaaaaaattcaccccccgtacagttgtcatgaaagaggaaattagctacagagaccaaaaccgttgtttgtaccaggctgtaaacatgtttatttttgctgtaaagttgggcattttaacatgggggtctatggggattgactcgcttttggagcctcaagtggtcgttcaaggaactgcagtttttggcttcatttttcagccccggaggttgccgcttggtgcagaacaataattctagtTACGAGTTCCACCTGtaacttagctgtagcatgctaaTGGATGTATGTTCGCCGTCGATGATGCTAATGATCAAATATCTCACGAATGTCAGAAATTCTGAAACCAGAAATTTAAGACAAGTGACGTTAAGATAGTTTGTTGTATCTGACTTAGaacacttgtaaaaaaaaaaaaaaaatctcaaaaagtaaaaaaaagagaggtttaggagaagaaaaatgaaaatgtgaacagTAAGGTTATtattttccccctctctctctctctgcagggtGAAAGAGCGCCTCCGTGTGGCCTTCAGCCTCGTCGCCATATTCCTCTTATTCACCCTCACGGCTGCTCTGGTCCAGGTCCCCATGCAGCCGGACACCTTCTTCTCTGTCACTATGGCAACCATCTGGTTCATCAACAGTGAGTTTACACATAAACTTCCACCAAAGTACTTTGAGTACTCGTGTTTCTACTGCCATTCAGCTACTgtactacaactactactaatactgtgtgtgtgtgtgtgtgtgtgtgtgtgtgtgtgtgtgtgtgtgtgtgtgcgcgcagcGTTCAGTGCGGTGCTGCAGGGCAGTCTGTTCGGCATGGTCGGCCTGTTTCCTTCTCGTTACAGCACTCTGTTCATGAGCGGTCAGGGTCTGGCCGGGACCTTCGCTGCTCTGGCGATGCTCTGCTCCCTCCTCAGTAAATCCACTGGTGAGATTATTTTCTagtctacagtatatatataaaatggtTTTTCTCTGAGCCTGCggtgatgtttttaatgtgcttGTTTGGTCTGATGTGAAATCTAAAACCTAAAGATTTTTAATTTACGGTCACATATGATGAAGAAAAACGGCAAATTCTAACAGTTGAGAGGCTGAAACCGAAGAATATTTAGTGTTTCTACTTGAAAAATTAGTGAAAcaaactaatcgattaatctacaaatcattgcagctctaattcatattattttatacagtacgtctgtaaaaatacaaacattaacattatatttacgactgtaaaatatcctgctGAGTATGTATGTTGGTCACCAGAGGATGTAATTCTAAAATAACTCAAACTTTGAAACAATCTCAACTTAGGGTCCACTTACTTGTTTCTTCTGCAGCTTTTGAGGTTTGCTAACTAACTAAAAGCTCAACTTTTTAAGCCAACGTGGACAAGAACTTGTAAAAGTTCTGAGAATAATGGAAAGCTCGAACATCTACAGTTTCATGACAGCTACTGATGAGGATCATGTGATATTGTTGAAAGCTCCATGACATGATGAGGCTCTGATACGGTCAGATCGACTGGTCCTTTGGGTGTCGATGACTCTGATTTCTGTTCCTCTGCAGGTAACGCAGATGAAAAATCGTCTCCATTGGGATACTTCATCACTCCATGTGTGGCCACGCTGGTGACTCTGTTCTGTTACCTGCTGCTGCCGCACCTGGTGAGGAgtccacacactcacactcacacacactgacacacactaacacacacacactcacacacactcacacacacacactcactcacacacactcacacacacacttttagacacactcacacacactcacacacactcacacacactctcagacacactcacacacactcacacactcaaatCTCTTGAGCTTGTAGAATATCATCTTTCAGACCTTCAGATTATGATCTTCTAACAGTGTCGACTCTCCTTTGCAGGAATTTGCTCATTTTTATCTGAACAGAAGTCAGAATCAGGTCGTCACAGGTTGGTGTCTTTAAGTCTcgtccatcatcatcatcacgaCCTGCTTTGATCTTTAGTTATGGGTGAAATGAGGTTGAAATCTCAGATAAAGtcactgactgttttttttttttccatattaaGAGAAAAATGGTTTGAACAAAGACATGGAGGCCAACGGGATGACTGTCAGTGATCCAGAGGAGAGTCAGGAACGCTCGTCTGTCTTCGCCGTCttcaaaaaggtaaaaacacatcttcatctgtttttttactCTCAAAACATTCGTCCAGGTTGTTAAAAGACACAGAACGACATTTTTGTACTGATAATAGTAAAGATTTGAGTTTGGTGAAAGGTTGGAGCGAGTCTGTTCCAGCTGATGTGGAAAGTTAGGAGAgcaaccaatgattattttcattatcaattaatctgacaaGGATGttcatgattaattaagagTCAAAGTTGACGTCTTTCGTCGTCTTCTTTTGTCCACCTCcccccaaagatattctgtttatgATATCTATTTATCTTTATGATATACATGTACGTTTATAAAATCGTtacgtttgagaagctgaagcTAATATTTGGCACTTTTGATCCattaactaatcaattaatcaactaattgtcgCAGCTCTGGATATGATTTAgatttttgattaattaacttgacatcttcaaatgtccttttttgtcttaaaacagtccaaaacatgTTCAGGTTAcaaatttaacagaaaaaagaataaaatcctCACTTTTAAGAACCTGGAATCAGAGAAAGTTTGATATATTTGcttgttaatagtttttattcGTTTAAATTCACTTAATTCATTTGTTAATTTGTTAATGGAACTGTTGAGTTTACAGTCCTCGTTTTCACATCTTACTAATTCACCATTTCTTTTTGATCTATCTGAGTAAACTGCGTTGTCCAACATGCTCTTCTTGTTGTCTAGACTGAAACATTTGGTGGAAATAAGTCACAGTATGTGCAGGATGTCTGATGTTGCAGGTTTTAATAATCCTCAGGTTGTTCCCGACTCCAGATGTGTCCTTTTTCAAAGATAAAACATCTTCCTGTGTGTCCCCCAGATCTGGCTGATGGCTCTGTGTGTGACGTGTGTGTTCGCTGTCACCCTGGCGGTGTTTCCTGTCATCACAGTCCGCGTGAGGACTGTTTACAAGGACAACGCTGCCTGGGGTGAGACACCACATCAACATCCTAAAGGACATTAACACTGACATTAACAGAAAGCAGCCACCAACCAGTATCAGTCAGCTCTAGTCTTGTTTCATCacatgtaaaaaagaaaaatgtctgccacagcaacatatctgctctgtaaatcagttgttctgtgagaaaaaaaaatcagaaacccaAAGGAAGAAATTTATATTAATTCTTTGGATTCATGATGGCGCCCCCTAGTTTTATACTGGTCCGATTAAATACCGTTAGTTCCCCACTTATGCAGCTGGAATCCTTATTttgatacagcaaatcaaatctttgcataaagCATGTCGTTCCATCATCGGCAGaacagacggtcacactgagcctgattgcatcctgctacacaacacaagagccacagactctgaacaacaacccgcattagctttcctgctaaagtctccttcttatctaacttacgaacatgaacacacgtcttccTGCACCTTGTTGAACGAGCCCCCAAACAAATATTCACctgggaaaagtgcaccgctaatgtcagatagcaggctagatagctaattagctgctcagctgcagcacattgaaCAGCATGAAAACATTGCAAATGTCATTTAGcacctgttagatgctggtttggtcgtctTCAAAAAAtaagcagtttgtttactttgtctccattcATACGGTGTAACGCCGGctgcctgccagctgctgtcaatcaaacacagacaccgacacgcccctcctgctgctgtcaatcaaacagacaccaacacacccctccagctgctgtcaatcaaacacagacaccgacacgcccctccagctgctgtcaatcaaacacagacaccgacacgtctctccagctgctgtcaatcaaacacagacaccgacacacccctccagctgctgtcaatcaaacacagacaccgacacgtcTCTCCAGCTGCTGCACTTTAGTTCTGAGACTGTTTGGATGAAAAGCCCCATAtgtcaaagaaaaagagatagTAACAGCagtaatgttgttgttgttgttgttgttgttgttgttgtgtactTTGTATTCTGCAGTCACTCATTCCTGCTCTCCGTCTCTCACAGATAAAGTTTTCACCTGCGTTTGCTGCT
Coding sequences within:
- the LOC137180292 gene encoding equilibrative nucleoside transporter 2-like, coding for MLSKNTPVDRGQAVGAIIFVLGLGTLLPWNFFITASQYFNERLTLPNITANGTSSVPTKDYNYDSWMALLSQLPLLLFTLLNSFVYQWVKERLRVAFSLVAIFLLFTLTAALVQVPMQPDTFFSVTMATIWFINTFSAVLQGSLFGMVGLFPSRYSTLFMSGQGLAGTFAALAMLCSLLSKSTGNADEKSSPLGYFITPCVATLVTLFCYLLLPHLEFAHFYLNRSQNQVVTEKNGLNKDMEANGMTVSDPEESQERSSVFAVFKKIWLMALCVTCVFAVTLAVFPVITVRVRTVYKDNAAWDKVFTCVCCFIVFNVMDFLGRSAPSIVQWPSKESPLFPAAVLSRLVFIPLLMICNVQNSKLTVVLSHDCAFITVMALFSFSNGYLASLCMSYAPQLVRLKDCETAGSLMTFFLVLGLAVGASFSFLLGTLV